A part of Marinomonas rhizomae genomic DNA contains:
- a CDS encoding flagellar protein MotY codes for MGIPQQLLIRTTFLLAAAMPFMQAQAITHYQSGISDSEWLLSGDIFSCSLTHPVPNYGEGHFIKEAGEPMKFILQPQNEKLGPGQVYIISQAPDWSPGLRPETLDILPYPGYGLTVEVGGKVAERMLTSLDRGRHPVVAGTAWENNRETVEVGLSNINFAPAYNEFRRCLASLLPVNYDQIARTAALFPTNGVNLTDRIKARLDLVALYVSSDPSVEYIYIDGHTDIIGSRRDNRELSKVRAEKVTSYLLEKGVPAGKIISRYHGERYPAMTNNTSQGRERNRRVTIRLEKADAS; via the coding sequence ATGGGAATTCCCCAACAACTTCTAATTCGCACAACATTTTTATTGGCTGCTGCCATGCCATTTATGCAAGCCCAGGCCATAACTCACTATCAATCCGGTATTTCGGATTCTGAGTGGCTACTTTCGGGCGACATTTTTTCGTGCAGTTTAACGCACCCCGTGCCGAACTATGGCGAAGGCCACTTTATAAAAGAAGCGGGCGAACCAATGAAGTTTATTTTGCAGCCGCAGAATGAAAAACTTGGTCCCGGTCAGGTGTATATTATTTCCCAAGCACCAGATTGGTCGCCGGGATTAAGGCCAGAAACCTTAGATATTCTGCCTTATCCGGGTTACGGGTTAACGGTGGAAGTGGGCGGCAAAGTCGCGGAACGAATGCTCACAAGTTTGGATCGTGGGCGTCATCCTGTTGTCGCAGGAACGGCCTGGGAAAACAATCGCGAGACTGTGGAAGTCGGCTTGTCGAATATTAACTTTGCCCCAGCGTACAATGAGTTTAGACGCTGTTTGGCTAGTTTGTTACCGGTGAACTACGATCAAATCGCCAGAACGGCGGCTCTGTTTCCAACCAATGGCGTGAACCTTACTGATCGAATTAAGGCGCGTTTGGATCTGGTTGCCTTATACGTGTCGTCTGACCCAAGTGTCGAGTACATATATATCGATGGTCATACGGATATTATTGGCTCTCGCCGAGATAACCGCGAACTGTCAAAAGTACGAGCAGAAAAAGTTACCTCGTATTTATTGGAAAAAGGCGTGCCCGCAGGGAAAATTATTTCTCGTTATCACGGTGAGCGCTATCCTGCTATGACGAATAATACGAGCCAAGGACGAGAACGTAACCGACGAGTGACGATTCGCTTGGAAAAAGCCGATGCTAGTTGA
- the rnt gene encoding ribonuclease T, with protein MSNHEIKDRFRGFLPVVIDVETAGFNQKTDALLEMAASILRMDENGDLYIHETLEFLIKPFEGANLEKAALDFTGIDPFAPDRQDIPESEALGQMFSKVRKELKSVGCKRAILVGHNAAFDHGFLNAAIERVDIKRNPFHPFSSFDTASLAGLVFGQTVLAKACEAASIPFSNSEAHSAKYDTEKTAELFCEMVNRLKRLGGWPLVENEAEDSMAAIFNSGK; from the coding sequence TTGTCAAACCATGAAATCAAAGATAGATTCCGCGGCTTCCTACCTGTTGTTATCGACGTAGAAACCGCAGGCTTTAATCAAAAAACCGATGCTTTATTAGAAATGGCAGCCAGCATCCTTCGAATGGATGAAAATGGCGACTTATATATCCATGAAACATTAGAGTTTTTGATTAAGCCATTTGAAGGTGCAAACCTTGAAAAAGCAGCGCTGGACTTTACAGGCATAGACCCTTTTGCTCCCGATAGACAAGACATACCAGAAAGCGAAGCACTTGGCCAAATGTTTAGCAAAGTTCGAAAAGAACTAAAGTCTGTTGGCTGTAAACGTGCCATTCTTGTTGGCCACAATGCTGCATTTGACCACGGATTTTTAAACGCAGCTATTGAGCGAGTGGATATTAAGCGCAACCCATTTCACCCTTTCTCTAGCTTCGATACCGCAAGTCTAGCAGGTTTGGTATTTGGACAAACAGTATTAGCAAAAGCCTGTGAAGCGGCGTCTATTCCATTCAGTAACTCCGAAGCACATTCGGCAAAGTACGATACGGAAAAAACCGCAGAACTATTTTGTGAAATGGTGAATCGCTTAAAACGACTTGGTGGCTGGCCACTGGTTGAAAACGAAGCAGAAGATAGCATGGCCGCTATTTTTAATTCAGGAAAATAG
- a CDS encoding YbaN family protein produces the protein MQGKRILYLMLGWFSLITGIIGIFLPLLPTTPLVLLAAWCFSRSSVRFHTWLIEHKFFGPIVRDWQSSDGIPRKARNRAIIFMWAGMAISIFIVSRFWATIGLITIGLCVSTYLLRMPIRSEGVSTADSTNINEPDNESSDTLKKPEEKDGTN, from the coding sequence ATGCAAGGAAAGCGAATCTTATATTTGATGCTGGGCTGGTTCTCTCTGATCACAGGCATCATTGGCATTTTCCTTCCCTTACTTCCCACAACACCGCTGGTGTTACTCGCTGCTTGGTGTTTCTCTCGTTCCTCTGTACGATTCCACACATGGTTGATTGAACATAAATTCTTTGGCCCTATTGTGCGTGATTGGCAATCTTCAGATGGCATCCCTCGCAAAGCAAGAAACCGTGCCATTATTTTTATGTGGGCCGGTATGGCCATTTCGATCTTTATTGTTTCTCGCTTTTGGGCAACGATAGGATTAATTACCATAGGCCTCTGCGTCAGCACTTATTTATTACGCATGCCGATTCGTTCTGAGGGCGTATCAACCGCAGACAGTACGAACATCAATGAGCCTGACAATGAATCGTCAGACACATTAAAAAAGCCAGAAGAAAAAGACGGAACCAACTAA
- a CDS encoding DUF748 domain-containing protein, giving the protein MMTRRHFRLFVFYPFAALTGVTTATWLAAPFVAEHYLTTYFQEQGEDVTVGKLSIDFFPPKVDLKNIVINDKSQDTLTLERAVFEVEIWPLLTKTVHISEAKIEGLNLVVSQKEKDWIVAGINTSQFITPEDQQEPEPEAESEENTSAPWTIKLPSFSFTNSQVDLSRQPDLNVPAESDKFVLTNLSIEDLSGQELTWQGEIALSALVNETTLSLNSQFDYSPEQANADVDIKNTRLLIESFRHFLPSPYNEGKGQLDLAANFQFTQQQVNGAPTFDIKNLTLNTQIENLDLPLGEQDKASTKSTTLALSKANINFVSADQLAAAGTLNLQSTQSFFAQADIAAQFDQLTLNTPFDVKRDKQGLAANGNLDLQLEQPLFTQAEQKAQLDTLTLKTPFDIKQNELGLAASGDLDLQLGKSLFAQAEQRVQFDNLTLNTPFDVKQDKQSGLTANVASTTLDMNALSLSSESLAVQNKQLHIALNDVAFTMDNNESLTASLLADIQSKNLSVQQAGNTANYEEFNLSNTLSLQKNSDTLSAKNSKLSIDIKELKGTQSDEKQFSLGVAKLTADQLNVEQANQQPPAIKGTNLNFTSESLDSMLTNQKRIASWKNADISGLSFTQQDKDFDASLEQLSIKDLTVSEQLAKEGSKQTLPPLAHVGSIQVEQLSANQDGAKIKQITTDSAKASLILDTQKRIENLVFVDVEQQKAPEPVLKNPNVPREKDANNAISSTQDGEQNPAFKAPYYVVLDAYDTTGKSSIYIKDNSISPALQRSLDIDTLSLRNLNTQKKDQATVLALKARNGKYATLTSDITIWPLADKLTLKSDVVIREAELPPYSSYIASVLGYQIDSGQLDLDLKLNADNGVLNGNSHIVLREFDLGGRKESSSAIKAGAVPLNIAVGILKDRDNNIDLDIPLSGDIEKPEFGWQDFLLLPVRKALYSASSTYLMQTFIPYANVISIAQFAGDQLLKIRVEPLIFDAEDDELNDSQDAFLKQLVALMKDKKDSQLKACGVASYLDLGLEKPPVSIDSDTREAASNLAQKRADHLKDYLVKEGISSSRVFLCTPEVDLSKSSKPRVELNF; this is encoded by the coding sequence ATGATGACACGCCGACATTTTCGACTCTTTGTCTTTTACCCATTTGCAGCTCTGACTGGTGTAACGACGGCTACTTGGCTGGCTGCGCCATTTGTCGCTGAACACTATCTAACCACTTATTTTCAAGAACAAGGCGAAGATGTAACTGTTGGCAAGCTGTCTATTGATTTCTTCCCACCTAAAGTTGATTTGAAAAACATTGTTATTAATGACAAATCGCAAGACACCTTGACGCTTGAACGCGCTGTTTTCGAAGTTGAAATTTGGCCACTCTTGACTAAAACAGTTCATATCTCAGAAGCCAAAATTGAAGGTTTAAACTTAGTCGTCTCTCAAAAAGAGAAAGATTGGATTGTTGCCGGTATTAATACGTCCCAATTCATTACACCGGAAGACCAACAAGAACCTGAGCCAGAAGCTGAATCGGAAGAAAATACGAGCGCACCTTGGACCATCAAACTGCCTTCGTTTTCCTTTACAAACAGCCAAGTTGATTTATCTCGCCAGCCAGACCTAAACGTCCCAGCTGAATCCGATAAATTCGTCTTAACAAATTTGTCTATTGAAGACCTATCCGGCCAAGAACTCACTTGGCAAGGTGAAATAGCGCTATCCGCCCTCGTCAACGAAACAACACTGTCTTTAAATAGCCAATTTGACTACTCACCAGAACAAGCCAATGCTGACGTCGATATTAAAAACACACGATTGCTAATAGAAAGTTTTCGTCACTTCTTACCTTCTCCATATAACGAAGGCAAAGGCCAACTGGATCTCGCAGCAAATTTTCAATTTACTCAGCAGCAAGTTAATGGTGCACCTACTTTTGACATCAAAAACCTAACCCTAAACACGCAAATTGAAAACCTAGATTTACCGTTAGGAGAGCAAGACAAAGCCTCTACTAAATCTACAACACTGGCACTTTCAAAAGCCAATATAAACTTTGTTTCAGCCGATCAGCTAGCGGCGGCGGGAACGCTTAACTTACAATCTACACAATCATTCTTTGCGCAGGCCGATATAGCCGCACAATTTGATCAGCTAACTCTAAACACGCCGTTCGATGTAAAACGTGATAAACAGGGATTAGCAGCAAACGGCAATCTTGATTTACAGCTAGAGCAGCCTCTATTTACTCAAGCTGAACAAAAAGCACAGCTCGATACACTTACGCTTAAAACACCCTTCGATATCAAGCAGAATGAGCTTGGATTAGCCGCCAGCGGTGACCTTGACTTACAGTTAGGAAAATCCCTATTTGCACAAGCGGAACAACGCGTACAGTTCGATAATTTGACGTTGAACACACCTTTCGATGTCAAACAAGATAAGCAGTCGGGGCTGACCGCCAACGTGGCCTCTACAACACTGGACATGAATGCACTTTCTCTATCATCAGAAAGCCTTGCCGTGCAAAACAAGCAGCTACACATTGCATTAAACGATGTCGCTTTTACTATGGATAACAATGAATCTCTTACTGCTTCATTGCTCGCCGATATCCAAAGCAAAAACCTATCAGTACAGCAAGCTGGTAACACTGCAAACTACGAAGAATTCAATTTATCTAACACGCTTTCCCTACAAAAAAACAGCGATACGCTTTCGGCTAAAAACAGCAAACTGTCCATCGATATTAAAGAGTTGAAAGGGACACAAAGTGACGAAAAGCAATTTTCATTAGGTGTCGCAAAACTGACAGCGGACCAATTGAATGTAGAACAAGCGAATCAGCAGCCTCCTGCAATAAAGGGTACTAACCTAAACTTCACCAGTGAATCGCTGGACAGCATGTTGACGAATCAGAAGCGCATTGCTTCTTGGAAAAATGCCGACATTAGCGGTCTTTCATTCACTCAGCAAGATAAAGACTTTGATGCTTCATTAGAGCAATTAAGCATCAAGGATTTAACCGTTTCCGAACAGCTTGCAAAAGAAGGTAGCAAACAAACACTTCCACCACTGGCTCATGTTGGCAGCATTCAAGTAGAGCAATTGAGCGCAAATCAAGATGGCGCGAAAATCAAGCAGATTACGACAGACTCAGCCAAGGCCAGTCTCATTTTGGATACACAGAAACGTATAGAAAATCTCGTTTTTGTCGATGTAGAACAGCAAAAAGCACCTGAGCCAGTGCTCAAAAATCCAAACGTTCCAAGGGAAAAAGACGCCAACAATGCCATTAGCAGCACTCAGGACGGAGAACAGAATCCGGCATTTAAAGCACCTTACTACGTTGTTTTAGACGCTTACGATACTACGGGGAAATCCAGTATCTATATAAAAGACAATAGCATTTCACCAGCACTGCAACGTTCTTTAGACATAGATACATTGTCATTGCGTAACCTAAACACGCAGAAAAAAGATCAAGCCACCGTGTTGGCTTTAAAAGCACGCAATGGCAAATACGCTACGTTAACAAGCGATATCACCATTTGGCCTTTGGCAGACAAACTCACCTTAAAAAGCGACGTCGTTATTCGTGAAGCGGAATTGCCACCCTACTCCTCTTATATTGCCAGCGTTTTAGGCTACCAAATTGACTCAGGACAACTGGATCTAGACTTAAAGCTTAATGCAGATAATGGCGTGTTAAATGGCAACTCGCATATCGTATTAAGGGAGTTTGATCTGGGTGGACGCAAAGAAAGCAGTTCCGCTATCAAAGCGGGCGCTGTTCCACTTAACATCGCCGTCGGCATTCTTAAAGACAGAGACAACAACATTGATCTCGATATCCCCTTGTCTGGTGATATTGAAAAACCAGAATTTGGCTGGCAGGACTTCTTGCTTCTACCGGTCCGGAAAGCATTGTACAGCGCATCAAGCACCTACTTAATGCAGACGTTTATTCCTTATGCCAATGTCATTAGCATTGCGCAATTTGCCGGTGATCAACTACTCAAAATTCGCGTAGAGCCTTTGATATTTGACGCAGAAGACGACGAATTAAACGACTCGCAAGACGCCTTTTTAAAACAACTTGTCGCCCTAATGAAAGACAAAAAAGACAGTCAGCTAAAAGCCTGTGGTGTAGCAAGCTATCTCGATCTAGGGCTTGAGAAACCACCAGTATCGATTGATAGTGATACACGGGAAGCCGCCAGCAACCTAGCACAGAAGCGCGCCGATCACTTAAAAGACTATTTGGTAAAAGAAGGCATCTCGTCATCACGAGTTTTCCTTTGCACTCCTGAAGTGGACCTATCTAAAAGCAGTAAACCAAGAGTAGAATTAAACTTCTAA
- a CDS encoding YdcH family protein translates to MPIEDHNLINEFPEYKDDIHQLKMDDAHFKRLYDEYNHLTKEVEKMEQELTPAPTMEEEKLKKQRLQLKDTIQGYIKASKLAAEKA, encoded by the coding sequence ATGCCGATTGAAGACCACAATTTAATAAACGAATTTCCTGAATATAAAGATGACATCCACCAGCTAAAAATGGACGATGCGCACTTTAAAAGACTCTATGATGAATATAATCACTTAACAAAAGAAGTGGAAAAAATGGAGCAAGAACTTACCCCAGCTCCAACCATGGAAGAAGAAAAATTAAAGAAGCAACGTCTACAGCTGAAAGACACTATACAAGGCTACATTAAGGCATCGAAACTCGCTGCTGAAAAAGCGTAG
- a CDS encoding alpha-ketoglutarate-dependent dioxygenase AlkB family protein — translation MEARPSYRYSFSSSSLPSLMSQLKSDVLWERESLTMFGRDVLVPRQVAFIADHGVCYRYSAKDHHGFGWPDWLLPIKKEAEQHACQSFNAVLLNWYQDGDEYMGWHADDEKILGPAPVVAMLSLGVSRPFLFRLKVNHQIKHSVELENGSWLVMSASTQVLWQHSLPVRKRIKEERISLTFRLLL, via the coding sequence ATGGAAGCTCGGCCATCATACCGATACTCATTTTCTAGCTCAAGCTTGCCGTCGTTGATGTCTCAGCTTAAATCGGATGTGCTGTGGGAGCGGGAAAGCCTGACTATGTTTGGACGTGATGTTTTGGTGCCACGCCAAGTCGCATTTATAGCGGATCACGGTGTTTGTTATCGTTATTCCGCTAAAGATCATCATGGTTTTGGTTGGCCTGATTGGCTGTTGCCTATTAAGAAAGAGGCTGAACAACATGCATGTCAATCTTTCAATGCGGTGTTATTGAACTGGTATCAAGATGGTGATGAATATATGGGCTGGCATGCGGACGACGAGAAAATATTAGGTCCGGCTCCCGTTGTTGCTATGTTGAGTCTTGGCGTGAGTCGACCCTTTTTATTTCGCTTAAAAGTGAATCATCAAATTAAGCACAGCGTTGAATTAGAAAATGGAAGTTGGCTAGTGATGTCGGCTTCAACACAAGTGTTGTGGCAGCATTCTTTACCGGTAAGGAAGCGGATCAAAGAGGAGAGGATAAGTTTAACCTTTCGTCTCCTACTTTGA
- a CDS encoding heparan-alpha-glucosaminide N-acetyltransferase: MSIGMMAELPFNYSPWTSMQTSSVFEPTKRSAFLDVYRGSAVLLMMIFHFCWDLRNFGFMEFSIYDPFWVYFRSVILTLFLTAIGWSTYLTLTKAKHPSFWKRDTKLFISAAAISLATYLAAPNQWIYFGILHFIFIASLITRPFAKWPISSALAGAVITIIYHSTNWLHFPNAFSVITSYVELPQRTLDIVFPFPWIGVVLIGPLLGYLNSHKCPTPNALIIDILAFMGRYALPIYLIHQVILFILVAAFKMVLDFIS; the protein is encoded by the coding sequence ATGAGTATCGGTATGATGGCCGAGCTTCCATTTAATTATTCACCTTGGACTTCAATGCAAACCTCTTCCGTTTTCGAGCCAACCAAACGCAGCGCATTTTTAGACGTATATCGCGGATCTGCTGTTCTACTAATGATGATCTTTCACTTCTGCTGGGACCTACGGAATTTTGGGTTTATGGAGTTTTCCATTTATGACCCTTTTTGGGTGTATTTTCGCAGCGTTATTTTAACACTTTTTCTTACGGCCATCGGTTGGTCCACTTACCTCACGCTAACCAAAGCCAAACACCCTTCATTCTGGAAACGCGATACCAAACTGTTTATTTCCGCGGCTGCAATTTCACTCGCCACATATCTTGCCGCACCTAACCAATGGATATACTTTGGCATATTACACTTTATCTTTATAGCCTCTTTGATCACCAGACCATTTGCCAAATGGCCAATTAGTTCAGCGCTGGCTGGCGCAGTCATCACAATTATCTACCATTCCACAAATTGGCTACATTTCCCAAACGCATTTTCAGTCATTACTTCTTATGTAGAGCTGCCGCAAAGAACCTTAGATATTGTATTTCCATTTCCATGGATAGGCGTTGTTTTAATTGGTCCTCTTCTTGGCTACTTGAACTCGCACAAGTGTCCAACACCAAACGCGCTAATAATAGACATTCTGGCCTTTATGGGACGCTACGCTCTGCCTATATACCTTATCCATCAAGTCATTTTATTTATACTAGTGGCAGCGTTCAAAATGGTGCTCGATTTCATTTCTTGA
- the nrdA gene encoding class 1a ribonucleoside-diphosphate reductase subunit alpha: protein MSTLTVTKRNGTTENINLDKIHKVIAWAAEGLDNVSVSQVELKARIQFFEGIRTTDIHETLIKSAADLISEHTPDYQYLAARLAIFHLRKKAFGDFEPPHLYAHVKNLVQQKRYDAQLLDKYSEEDFNQLNEFIDHSRDMNFSYAAVKQLEGKYLVQNRVSGDIYESPQFIYILVAACLFAEYDSKDRLNLIRRFYDAVSKFKISLPTPIMSGIRTPTRQFSSCVLIECGDSLDSINATSSAIVKYVSQRAGIGVNAGAIRALGSAIRGGEAFHTGCIPFYKHFQTAVKSCSQGGVRGGAATVFYPIWHLEVESLLVLKNNRGVEENRVRHLDYGVQFNRLMYQRLIKGGNITLFSPSDVPGLYDAFFADQEEFDRLYTMYEQDPSIRKQTVKATELFTLFASERASTGRIYLQNVDHCNTHSPFDPKVAPVKQSNLCLEIALPTKPLNRIDDPEGEIALCTLSAFNLGALENLDELEELSELIVRALDALLDYQNYPIPAAQRATELRRTLGVGVINYAYYLAKNGVKYSDGSANELTHKTFEAIQYFLLKASNKLAKEFGPCLAFNETTYSKGILPIDSYKKEIDNIVSNELIYDWETLRSEIVAHGLRNSTLTALMPSETSSQISNATNGIEPPRGFVSVKASKDGILKQVVPEFERLKDNYELLWTIPSNDGYLQLVGIMQKFVDQAISANTNYDPQKFESQKVPMKVILKDLLTAYKLGVKTLYYHNTRDGADDKQEDMDDCAGGACKI from the coding sequence ATGAGTACTCTCACAGTTACTAAACGTAACGGGACGACGGAAAACATCAACCTAGACAAGATTCATAAAGTCATCGCATGGGCGGCTGAAGGTCTAGACAATGTTTCCGTTTCCCAAGTAGAGCTAAAAGCACGAATTCAGTTCTTTGAGGGCATTCGAACTACAGACATTCACGAAACTCTAATCAAGTCTGCTGCAGACTTGATTTCTGAACATACGCCTGATTACCAATATCTGGCTGCTCGCTTAGCTATCTTTCACTTACGTAAAAAAGCTTTTGGTGATTTTGAGCCTCCACACCTTTATGCGCATGTAAAAAACCTAGTTCAACAAAAGCGATATGACGCTCAATTGCTAGACAAGTATTCTGAAGAAGATTTCAATCAGCTGAATGAATTCATTGACCATTCTCGTGACATGAATTTCTCCTACGCGGCCGTCAAACAGCTTGAAGGTAAATATCTAGTACAAAACCGTGTAAGCGGCGATATTTACGAAAGCCCTCAGTTTATCTACATCCTAGTTGCTGCTTGCTTGTTTGCTGAGTACGACTCAAAAGATCGCTTGAATCTTATTCGCCGTTTCTACGATGCCGTTTCTAAATTTAAGATTTCATTACCAACACCTATCATGTCTGGCATCCGTACGCCGACACGCCAGTTTAGTAGCTGTGTCCTAATTGAGTGTGGTGATTCCTTAGACTCCATCAATGCAACATCCAGCGCTATCGTCAAATACGTCAGTCAACGTGCCGGTATTGGTGTAAATGCAGGGGCTATTCGTGCATTGGGTAGCGCTATTCGTGGTGGCGAAGCCTTCCATACTGGCTGCATCCCATTCTACAAACATTTCCAAACCGCCGTAAAAAGCTGTTCTCAAGGTGGTGTTCGTGGTGGTGCAGCGACTGTTTTCTATCCAATCTGGCACCTTGAAGTCGAAAGCCTACTAGTATTAAAAAACAACCGTGGTGTAGAAGAAAACCGCGTTCGCCACTTAGACTATGGCGTTCAGTTCAACCGTTTAATGTACCAACGTTTGATTAAAGGCGGTAACATAACGCTATTTAGCCCCTCTGACGTCCCAGGTCTATACGACGCCTTCTTTGCCGATCAAGAAGAATTCGATCGCCTATACACCATGTATGAGCAAGATCCTTCTATCCGCAAGCAAACCGTTAAAGCAACAGAGTTGTTTACTTTGTTTGCTTCTGAGCGTGCAAGCACTGGCCGTATATACCTACAGAACGTGGATCATTGTAATACTCACAGCCCATTCGATCCCAAAGTTGCACCAGTCAAACAAAGTAACTTGTGTTTGGAGATCGCGCTTCCAACCAAACCACTAAATCGCATTGATGACCCAGAAGGCGAGATTGCACTTTGTACATTATCTGCGTTTAACCTAGGTGCCCTAGAGAACCTAGACGAGCTTGAAGAATTGTCTGAGCTGATCGTCCGTGCACTAGATGCACTGTTGGATTACCAAAACTACCCAATTCCAGCAGCACAACGTGCAACTGAACTACGCCGCACATTAGGTGTAGGTGTTATTAACTACGCTTACTACTTGGCGAAAAACGGTGTTAAATACTCTGACGGCAGCGCAAACGAGCTCACTCATAAAACGTTTGAAGCAATTCAGTACTTCTTATTGAAAGCCTCTAACAAGCTAGCGAAAGAGTTTGGTCCATGCTTGGCTTTTAACGAAACAACATACTCTAAAGGCATCTTGCCAATCGACTCTTACAAAAAAGAAATCGATAACATTGTTTCTAACGAATTGATCTATGATTGGGAAACGTTACGTTCTGAGATCGTTGCTCACGGTCTACGTAACTCAACACTGACAGCATTGATGCCATCAGAAACGTCTTCTCAGATCAGCAACGCAACTAACGGTATCGAGCCTCCTCGTGGTTTCGTGTCTGTTAAAGCAAGTAAAGACGGTATTTTAAAGCAAGTAGTTCCTGAATTTGAACGTCTAAAGGACAACTATGAGCTGTTGTGGACTATCCCATCAAACGATGGCTATCTACAATTAGTTGGTATCATGCAAAAATTTGTCGATCAAGCGATCTCTGCTAACACCAACTATGATCCTCAAAAATTTGAGTCACAAAAGGTACCAATGAAGGTCATTTTGAAAGACCTACTAACCGCTTACAAACTTGGTGTAAAAACCCTTTACTACCATAACACTCGCGATGGTGCTGATGATAAACAAGAAGACATGGACGATTGTGCTGGCGGTGCTTGCAAAATCTAA
- the nrdB gene encoding class Ia ribonucleoside-diphosphate reductase subunit beta has translation MSYSTFNRKHFDSTKEPMFFGENVNVARYDQQKHPIFEKLIEKQLSFFWRPEEVDLSTDRKDFQRLEEHEQHIFLSNLKYQTLLDSVQGRSPNVALLPIVSLPELETWIETWSFSETIHSRSYTHIIRNIVNDPTKIFDDIVTNEEITKRADSVSIYYDRLIEMVNLYNTMGMGTFDIPGKGEIEISMPKLKKALYLTIASVNVLEAIRFYVSFACSFAFAERTLMEGNAKIIKLIARDEALHLTGTQHMLNLMASGRDDPEMAVIAEECQNEVRQIFIEAAEQEKEWAKYLFKDGSMIGLNSQILGQYVEYITNVRMQAVGLETCFDTKHNPIPWINAWLVSDNVQVAPQEAEISSYLVGQTDNSLDDSDFDDFDL, from the coding sequence ATGAGTTACTCGACTTTCAACCGCAAGCACTTCGATAGCACAAAAGAACCTATGTTCTTTGGTGAAAATGTCAACGTTGCTCGCTATGATCAGCAAAAGCATCCTATTTTTGAAAAGCTAATCGAAAAGCAATTGTCTTTCTTTTGGCGCCCTGAAGAAGTCGATCTATCTACTGATCGCAAAGACTTTCAACGTTTAGAAGAGCACGAACAACACATCTTCTTAAGTAACCTTAAGTACCAAACTCTGCTAGACAGCGTGCAAGGTCGCTCGCCAAACGTTGCTTTATTACCGATTGTCTCTTTGCCTGAATTAGAAACGTGGATCGAGACGTGGTCTTTCAGTGAAACGATTCACAGCCGTTCCTACACACACATCATTCGTAACATCGTTAACGATCCCACCAAGATTTTTGATGATATTGTGACAAATGAAGAAATAACCAAACGTGCTGATAGTGTTTCTATCTACTATGACCGTCTAATTGAAATGGTCAATTTGTACAACACCATGGGCATGGGAACCTTTGATATTCCAGGTAAAGGCGAAATTGAAATTTCTATGCCTAAACTTAAAAAGGCCCTTTACCTGACAATTGCTTCCGTCAATGTGTTAGAAGCGATTCGCTTCTATGTAAGCTTTGCTTGTAGCTTCGCCTTTGCTGAACGCACTCTAATGGAAGGCAACGCTAAGATTATCAAGCTGATCGCTCGTGATGAAGCCTTGCATTTAACAGGCACTCAGCACATGTTGAACCTAATGGCTTCCGGTAGAGATGACCCAGAGATGGCGGTGATTGCTGAAGAATGCCAAAACGAGGTTCGCCAAATCTTCATCGAAGCGGCGGAACAAGAAAAAGAATGGGCAAAATACCTATTCAAAGACGGCTCAATGATCGGTCTTAACTCTCAAATTTTAGGCCAATATGTTGAATACATTACTAACGTACGTATGCAAGCGGTTGGACTTGAAACTTGTTTCGACACCAAACACAACCCAATCCCTTGGATAAACGCTTGGTTGGTGAGTGATAATGTTCAAGTTGCCCCACAAGAAGCAGAAATCAGCTCTTACCTAGTAGGACAAACGGACAATAGCTTAGACGATTCAGACTTTGATGACTTCGACCTCTGA
- the yfaE gene encoding class I ribonucleotide reductase maintenance protein YfaE — translation MTSTSDPKAPEKKDQVHRVLLGKKQILVTEDEPLLVQLERAGIHVEYQCREGYCSSCSIKLLWGNVMYPFEPLAWVQSGYLLACCAIVKSDIEIAFFD, via the coding sequence ATGACTTCGACCTCTGATCCCAAAGCCCCAGAAAAAAAAGACCAAGTACATCGCGTACTCTTAGGGAAAAAACAAATTCTTGTCACAGAGGATGAGCCCTTACTGGTACAACTTGAACGAGCTGGTATTCACGTTGAATACCAGTGTCGTGAGGGATATTGCTCTTCGTGCTCAATCAAGCTCTTATGGGGAAATGTTATGTACCCATTTGAGCCTCTAGCGTGGGTGCAAAGCGGTTATTTGTTAGCTTGCTGTGCTATTGTCAAAAGTGACATTGAAATCGCTTTTTTCGATTAA